One Epinephelus moara isolate mb chromosome 20, YSFRI_EMoa_1.0, whole genome shotgun sequence genomic window carries:
- the rad52 gene encoding DNA repair protein RAD52 homolog, which translates to MSSNTEQRSSSAPRCFGQCTYTAEEHQAVHKALKQKLGPEFISTRMAGGGQRVCYIEGHRVISLANEMFGYNGWSHSISQQNVDFVDIINGKFYVGVSAFIKVQLKDGSYHEDVGYGVSEGLKSKALSLEKARKEAVTDGMKRALKCFGNALGNCIMDKEYLLAINKIPKQTPSPLDPAQTKRSEGEPLIEKARISSLVQQEKLASAVGPVRAPLEPRVLNHNQNYPDVHTPNAAVPADRRSETMDSRPVMDSLDAVGSDAHTDPKQLRKLRQQQLQQKFRREMEAKKMQQNADQTKSEDQEVAVGRGSSGGHEGVPAYSDGSSDGNKKCSSRDDHLEDDLELWDFTLDGIEVSDDPAGDPNSRAFRPSTPGNHHMQTRSKTPQRVPGRPPDDAHSHSGGHDRAQYRPQHQTHYQARPGEAYSPYRQGQYMKKRRLDT; encoded by the exons ATGTCCAGTAACACtgagcagaggagcagctctgcaCCCAGGTGCTTCGGACAG TGTACCTACACAGCTGAGGAGCACCAGGCAGTGCACAAAGCTCTGAAACAGAAGCTGGGACCAGAGTTCATCAGCACCAGGATGgctggaggaggacagagg GTGTGCTATATTGAAGGGCATCGTGTTATCAGTCTGGCCAATGAGATGTTCGGATACAACGGATGGTCGCACTCCATCTCTCAGCAGAACGTCG ACTTTGTAGACATCATCAACGGGAAGTTTTATGTCGGAGTCAGTGCGTTTATCAAAGTGCAGCTGAAG GACGGGTCGTATCATGAGGATGTAGGTTATGGGGTCAGTGAAGGGCTGAAGTCTAAAGCTCTGTCGCTGGAGAAGGCGAGAAAGGAAGCTGTGACTGATGGCATGAAGAGAGCACTCAA ATGCTTCGGTAATGCTCTTGGAAACTGCATCATGGATAAAGAATACCTCCTAGCCATTAACAAGATCCCCAAACAG ACTCCTTCTCCTCTAGATCCAGCCCAGACTAAGCGCTCAGAGGGTGAGCCCTTAATAGAGAAGGCCCGGATCTCCAGTCTGGTCCAGCAGGAAAAGCTTGCATCTGCAGTGGGTCCTGTGAGGGCGCCCCTGGAGCCCAGAGTCCTCAACCACAACCAGAACTATCCAGATGTTCATACCCCTAATGCAGCTGTCCCTGCTGACAGGAGGAGTGAGACCATGGACTCCAG ACCTGTCATGGACTCGCTGGATGCTGTCGGCTCTGACGCTCACACAGACCCCAAACAGCTGAGAAAGCTCCGACAGCAGCAGCTTCAACAGAAGTtcaggagagagatggaggccAAGAAGATGCAGCAGAACGCAGATCAAACCAAGTCTGAGGACCAAGAGGTCGCTGTTGGACGAGGGTCCAGTGGAG GTCATGAAGGTGTGCCTGCGTACAGTGACGGCTCCTCAGATGGAAACAAGAAATGTAGCAGCAGGGACGACCATTTAGAAG ATGATCTGGAGCTCTGGGATTTCACCCTCGATGGGATCGAGGTGTCAGATGATCCCGCAGGCGACCCAAACTCCAGAGCGTTCAGGCCCAGCACGCCTGGGAATCACCACATGCAGACGCGCAGTAAGACCCCTCAGAGAGTCCCGGGCAGACCCCCAGATGACGCCCATTCGCACAGTGGAGGACACGACCGTGCTCAGTACAGACCTCAACATCAGACCCACTATCAGGCGAGACCAG GTGAAGCCTACAGTCCATACAGACAAGGACAGTACATGAAGAAACGGCGACTGGACACCTGA